A genomic segment from Longimicrobiales bacterium encodes:
- a CDS encoding CTP synthase yields MNNTPEGQRAMSEQSRHPTKYIFVTGGVVSSLGKGIAAASIGRLLVERGLRVTIQKFDPYINVDPGTLSPFQHGEVFVTDDGAETDLDLGHYERFIDESLSQANNITTGRIYLDVITKERRGDYLGATVQVVPHITDEIKHAIRRLAPSRDVVITEIGGTVGDIESLPFLEAIRQFRQEVGREHTLFIHLTLIPYIAAAGELKTKPTQHSVRELMEIGIQPDVLICRTDRPLSDDLKRKTALFTNVDPAAVIEARDVDTIYEVPLAYRAQKLDNLIVSKLGLTTPEPDLGEWQTLVNRVRHPQNGSVRIAVVGKYTALVDSYKSVQEALIHGGIANDVGVEIDWLSSEDFEKPDEHADGAAGTAKGAAAGNGRRGPELLEKYDGLLIPGGFGVRGVEGMLDAVRWSRENGLPFFGICLGLQCAVIEYARNVCGLSGSNSAEFNGDLTEAVICLMDSQRQVTDLGGTMRLGAYAARLTPGSRAADAYGTLEISERHRHRYEVNNAYRELLGKNGIRFSGLSPDGNLVEIIEVPEHPWYLGCQFHPELKSRPTQAHPLFQAFVAAALARRRMGEQDTAGEPRIAPQAAVRA; encoded by the coding sequence GTGAACAACACACCTGAGGGACAGCGCGCGATGAGTGAGCAGAGCCGACACCCCACCAAGTACATCTTCGTCACCGGCGGCGTGGTATCCTCGCTGGGGAAGGGAATTGCGGCCGCATCGATCGGCCGCCTGCTGGTGGAGCGCGGTCTGCGCGTGACGATTCAGAAGTTCGACCCGTACATCAACGTCGATCCGGGCACGCTGTCGCCGTTCCAGCACGGCGAGGTGTTCGTAACGGACGATGGCGCGGAGACGGACCTGGATCTCGGTCACTACGAACGCTTCATTGATGAGTCGCTATCGCAGGCGAACAACATCACGACGGGTCGCATCTACCTGGATGTGATCACGAAGGAGCGTCGCGGCGATTATCTGGGCGCCACGGTGCAGGTCGTGCCGCACATCACCGATGAGATCAAGCATGCCATCCGGCGGCTGGCGCCGAGCCGTGATGTGGTGATCACGGAGATCGGCGGTACGGTCGGTGACATCGAGTCGCTGCCGTTCCTCGAAGCCATACGTCAGTTCCGCCAGGAAGTCGGCCGTGAGCACACTCTGTTCATCCACCTGACACTGATTCCGTACATCGCGGCCGCCGGCGAGCTGAAGACGAAGCCGACGCAGCATTCGGTGCGCGAGCTCATGGAGATCGGGATTCAGCCGGACGTACTGATCTGCCGCACGGATCGGCCGCTCTCGGACGACCTGAAGCGGAAGACGGCGCTGTTCACGAACGTGGATCCGGCAGCCGTCATCGAGGCGCGCGATGTCGACACCATCTACGAGGTGCCGCTGGCATACCGCGCGCAGAAGCTGGACAACCTGATCGTCTCGAAGCTGGGCCTGACCACCCCGGAACCGGACCTGGGCGAGTGGCAGACGCTGGTCAACCGGGTGCGGCATCCGCAGAACGGGAGCGTGCGCATCGCGGTCGTCGGCAAGTACACGGCGCTGGTCGACTCGTACAAGTCGGTGCAGGAAGCGCTGATTCACGGCGGCATCGCCAACGATGTCGGGGTCGAGATCGACTGGCTGTCGAGTGAGGACTTCGAGAAGCCGGACGAGCATGCGGACGGCGCAGCCGGCACCGCGAAGGGTGCGGCGGCGGGCAACGGCAGGCGCGGGCCGGAGCTGCTGGAGAAATATGATGGCCTGCTGATCCCGGGCGGATTCGGCGTGCGCGGTGTGGAGGGGATGCTCGATGCGGTGCGCTGGTCGCGTGAGAACGGGCTGCCGTTCTTCGGCATCTGTCTGGGCCTCCAGTGCGCGGTGATCGAGTATGCGCGCAATGTGTGCGGCCTAAGCGGCTCGAACTCCGCGGAGTTCAACGGCGACCTGACCGAAGCCGTGATCTGCCTGATGGACTCGCAGCGGCAGGTGACGGATCTCGGAGGGACGATGCGACTCGGTGCGTACGCGGCGCGGCTCACGCCCGGCTCGCGTGCGGCCGACGCGTACGGTACGCTCGAGATCAGTGAGCGCCACCGCCACCGCTACGAGGTGAACAACGCGTATCGCGAGCTGCTCGGCAAGAACGGGATCCGCTTCAGCGGCCTCTCGCCCGATGGCAACCTCGTCGAGATCATCGAGGTGCCCGAGCACCCGTGGTATCTCGGCTGTCAGTTCCATCCGGAGCTGAAGTCGCGGCCCACGCAGGCGCACCCGCTGTTCCAGGCGTTCGTCGCGGCGGCGCTGGCGCGCCGGCGCATGGGTGAGCAGGACACTGCAGGCGAGCCACGAATCGCGCCGCAGGCGGCTGTACGCGCATGA
- the xerD gene encoding site-specific tyrosine recombinase XerD, whose translation MSFGLQPFSDHLALERGLSTRTVDAYRRDLDRLVLYLATRGVVRPADVTATDLREFVYHLKDLGLQPSSIRRNVSALRTYFAYLLAEGVVVADPTDRVELPRAWRRLPDVLSRDDITRILDAPDPSERLFWRDKALLEFAYASGVRVGELITVKVRDVDLQEGLALVFGKGSRERIVPLGRAALQALMVYLREIRPVLARNRGEGAVFLNARGTPLTRMGVWKILRRHVERAGITKRVTPHTLRHSFATHLLEGGADLASVQEMLGHADIATTQIYTHVEREYLRDVHRRFHPRA comes from the coding sequence TTTGGTCTCCAGCCGTTCTCCGACCACCTGGCGCTGGAACGGGGTCTTTCAACACGCACCGTTGATGCATACCGGCGCGACCTGGACCGCCTGGTGCTGTATCTCGCGACGCGCGGCGTTGTCCGTCCCGCCGATGTCACGGCCACCGACCTGCGCGAATTCGTGTATCACCTCAAGGACCTGGGGCTCCAGCCCAGCTCCATACGGCGGAACGTCTCCGCGCTCCGAACCTACTTTGCGTATCTTCTGGCGGAGGGCGTGGTCGTCGCCGATCCGACGGACCGCGTGGAGCTGCCGCGGGCGTGGCGGCGCCTGCCGGACGTGCTGAGCCGCGATGACATCACGCGCATACTCGACGCGCCGGATCCATCCGAGCGGCTGTTCTGGCGCGACAAGGCGCTCCTGGAGTTCGCGTATGCGTCCGGCGTGCGGGTCGGCGAGCTGATCACCGTGAAAGTGCGCGACGTAGACCTCCAGGAGGGCCTGGCGCTGGTGTTCGGGAAGGGGTCGCGAGAGCGCATCGTGCCGCTCGGTCGCGCGGCGCTCCAGGCGCTGATGGTCTATCTGCGTGAGATCCGCCCGGTACTGGCGCGGAACCGCGGCGAAGGGGCAGTCTTCCTGAACGCGCGGGGAACGCCGCTGACGCGGATGGGCGTCTGGAAGATCCTGCGCCGGCATGTGGAGCGCGCGGGCATTACGAAACGCGTGACGCCGCACACGCTGCGACATTCGTTCGCGACGCACCTGCTGGAAGGAGGTGCCGACCTGGCGTCCGTGCAGGAGATGCTCGGCCACGCGGACATCGCGACGACGCAGATCTACACGCACGTCGAGCGCGAATACCTGCGCGACGTGCACCGGCGGTTTCATCCGCGCGCGTGA
- a CDS encoding aminodeoxychorismate/anthranilate synthase component II, which produces MLLVIDNYDSFTWNLVQLIGDLGVEPVVRRNDEITVDEIAEMAPERIVISPGPCTPAEAGISVDVIRRHGAHTPILGVCLGHQAIGAAYGGEVVRARRIMHGKLSPVAHRGADLFRGLPSPLDVTRYHSLVLDPGSLPASLEVLAWTDEPGWEDEIQAVRHREHPVWGVQFHPESIASQGGRELLHNFLSAT; this is translated from the coding sequence GTGCTGCTGGTCATAGACAACTACGACTCGTTCACCTGGAACCTGGTGCAGCTGATCGGCGACCTGGGTGTCGAGCCGGTCGTTCGCCGCAATGACGAGATCACGGTGGACGAGATCGCGGAGATGGCGCCGGAGCGCATCGTCATCTCGCCGGGACCGTGCACGCCGGCAGAGGCCGGGATCAGCGTTGACGTGATCCGCCGCCACGGTGCGCACACGCCGATCCTGGGTGTCTGTCTCGGGCATCAGGCGATCGGCGCGGCGTATGGCGGGGAGGTGGTGCGGGCACGCAGAATCATGCACGGCAAGCTCTCGCCGGTGGCGCACCGCGGCGCCGACCTGTTCCGGGGGCTGCCGAGCCCGCTCGACGTGACGCGGTACCATTCGCTGGTGCTGGATCCCGGATCGCTGCCCGCTTCATTGGAGGTGCTCGCCTGGACCGACGAGCCGGGGTGGGAAGATGAGATCCAGGCGGTGCGGCATCGCGAGCATCCGGTATGGGGCGTGCAGTTCCACCCGGAATCGATCGCCAGTCAGGGCGGTCGCGAACTGCTCCACAATTTTCTGAGCGCGACATGA
- a CDS encoding KpsF/GutQ family sugar-phosphate isomerase yields MPAVADLTHVIASGRRVLRMEADALRDLELRIDDDFATAAALVLDAPGRVIVSGIGKSGIVARKIAATLTSTGTPAIFLHPVEGLHGDLGIVSRGDVAILLSKSGESSELTGLVEYLKRLGVRIVALTGGPQSTLGRAADVVLDCSVSEEACPFDLAPTTSSTAALAMGDALAVALLETRGFTREDFARLHPGGSLGRKLTLRVRDVMIDDDYPRLGPDAPMRQCVMLLAEKRGTVPVVDGAGRVIGVVTSGDLTRRMERQEDIFDTPVSEVMNAAPKVVDADELAAAAVYVMETHGIMALPVVSAEHRLVGLVHLHDLLRANAV; encoded by the coding sequence GTGCCGGCGGTCGCTGACCTCACTCATGTGATCGCCTCGGGGCGTCGCGTGCTGCGCATGGAGGCCGATGCGTTGCGCGACCTCGAGCTGCGCATCGATGACGACTTTGCGACCGCGGCTGCGCTCGTTCTGGATGCGCCCGGCCGCGTGATCGTGAGCGGCATCGGCAAGAGCGGCATCGTCGCACGCAAGATCGCCGCGACTCTCACCTCCACCGGAACGCCCGCGATCTTTCTGCATCCCGTGGAAGGACTGCACGGCGACCTGGGCATCGTGAGCCGCGGCGACGTGGCCATCCTGCTGTCGAAGAGCGGCGAGTCGAGCGAGCTGACCGGCCTCGTCGAGTACCTGAAGCGGCTCGGCGTGCGCATCGTTGCTCTGACCGGTGGCCCGCAATCCACGCTGGGTCGCGCGGCCGACGTGGTGCTCGACTGTTCCGTCAGCGAGGAGGCCTGTCCCTTCGACCTCGCCCCCACGACGTCGAGCACCGCCGCGCTCGCCATGGGGGATGCGCTCGCCGTCGCACTGCTGGAGACACGTGGCTTCACGCGCGAGGACTTCGCCCGTCTGCATCCCGGCGGGTCGCTCGGTCGCAAGCTCACGCTGCGTGTCCGCGACGTCATGATCGATGACGATTATCCACGCCTCGGCCCTGACGCACCCATGCGCCAGTGCGTGATGCTGCTCGCGGAGAAGCGCGGTACGGTCCCCGTGGTGGATGGCGCCGGCCGCGTCATCGGCGTGGTGACATCCGGCGACCTGACCCGGCGCATGGAGCGGCAGGAGGACATTTTCGATACTCCGGTGAGCGAAGTGATGAACGCGGCGCCGAAGGTTGTGGATGCGGACGAGCTGGCCGCCGCCGCAGTCTATGTCATGGAGACACACGGCATCATGGCGCTGCCCGTCGTGTCGGCAGAACACCGCCTCGTCGGTCTGGTGCATCTGCATGACCTTCTGCGCGCCAACGCGGTATGA
- the kdsA gene encoding 3-deoxy-8-phosphooctulonate synthase translates to MSMDALFDGRFFLIAGPCVLEDDALNLQVGEALADLQARTGVPIVFKASFDKANRSRAGAARGPGLEEGLRRLERVGAATGLPLLTDVHEAQQAAAVGAVCDVLQIPAFLSRQTDLVEAAARTGRSVNIKKGQWMAPEDIGGAVDKARAAGAAAVAVTERGTFLGYGDLVVDMRSFARMREATGATVIFDGTHSVQRPGRADGASGGDPQFIQPLVLAAMAAGANALFLEVHPQPERAPSDGSNMLPLDRLPALLERVLDVRAAARREEEEVMRAGGR, encoded by the coding sequence ATGAGCATGGACGCCCTGTTCGACGGCCGCTTCTTCCTGATCGCAGGGCCCTGCGTGCTGGAGGATGATGCGCTCAACCTGCAGGTCGGCGAGGCACTGGCCGATCTGCAGGCGCGCACGGGTGTGCCGATCGTGTTCAAGGCGTCGTTCGACAAGGCCAATCGCAGCCGGGCGGGCGCCGCACGCGGGCCAGGCCTGGAGGAGGGTCTGCGGCGACTGGAGCGTGTGGGCGCCGCGACCGGTCTGCCGCTGCTCACCGACGTCCATGAGGCGCAGCAGGCGGCCGCGGTCGGCGCCGTGTGTGACGTACTTCAGATCCCGGCGTTCCTGAGTCGTCAGACGGACCTGGTCGAAGCGGCCGCGCGCACCGGACGCAGCGTCAACATCAAGAAGGGTCAGTGGATGGCGCCCGAGGACATCGGTGGCGCCGTCGACAAGGCACGTGCAGCCGGCGCGGCCGCGGTCGCGGTCACCGAGCGGGGCACGTTCCTGGGCTACGGCGATCTGGTCGTGGACATGCGTTCGTTCGCAAGGATGCGTGAGGCTACGGGGGCCACGGTCATCTTCGACGGCACACACAGTGTGCAGCGGCCCGGTCGCGCGGATGGGGCGAGTGGCGGGGACCCTCAGTTCATCCAGCCGCTGGTGCTGGCGGCCATGGCGGCCGGCGCGAACGCGCTCTTCCTGGAGGTGCATCCGCAGCCTGAGCGCGCGCCGTCGGACGGCTCGAACATGCTGCCGCTGGACCGGCTGCCTGCCCTGCTGGAGCGGGTGCTGGACGTGCGTGCTGCGGCGCGGCGGGAAGAAGAGGAGGTGATGCGTGCCGGCGGTCGCTGA
- the kdsB gene encoding 3-deoxy-manno-octulosonate cytidylyltransferase, protein MRHERTLGVIPARLGSERLSRKPLHPIAGRPLLEWVWRRVVGFHVLDRVVVATDAAEIVEACRTWGAEVVITSEHHASGTERIGELMGRAEYAAFDVVVNVQGDEPFVEEEHVAAAIAQVTNGFDIGTVAAPVGTMEAWRDSGVVKVTRRADGAALYFSRSPIPHRRDGDPTVEALGAEPYLRHIGLYAYRPDVLRRWSDLPASRLEAIERLEQLRALEAGLTIGVGVVAGAAGGVDTLADAERAEQRLRSEQHT, encoded by the coding sequence GTGCGCCACGAACGGACCCTGGGCGTCATTCCCGCCCGGCTCGGCTCGGAGCGGCTGTCGCGAAAGCCGTTACATCCCATTGCGGGCAGACCGCTGCTGGAGTGGGTGTGGCGACGCGTCGTCGGATTCCACGTGCTCGACCGCGTGGTGGTGGCGACGGACGCGGCGGAGATCGTGGAGGCATGCCGGACCTGGGGCGCGGAGGTGGTAATAACATCGGAGCATCACGCGTCGGGTACCGAACGGATCGGCGAGCTGATGGGTCGCGCCGAGTACGCCGCGTTCGACGTCGTGGTGAACGTGCAGGGCGACGAACCCTTCGTGGAGGAGGAGCACGTCGCGGCGGCAATAGCGCAGGTTACGAACGGGTTCGATATCGGGACGGTCGCGGCGCCGGTTGGCACGATGGAGGCGTGGCGCGATTCCGGGGTAGTAAAGGTGACGCGGCGAGCGGATGGCGCCGCGCTCTACTTTTCCAGGAGCCCGATTCCTCATCGCCGGGATGGAGATCCGACGGTCGAGGCGCTGGGAGCGGAGCCGTATCTGCGGCACATCGGCCTGTATGCGTACCGGCCGGACGTGCTGCGGCGCTGGAGCGACCTGCCGGCTTCCAGGCTCGAGGCGATCGAGCGGCTGGAGCAGCTGAGGGCGCTCGAGGCGGGATTGACGATCGGCGTCGGTGTGGTGGCGGGTGCGGCGGGCGGGGTGGACACGCTGGCGGATGCGGAGCGGGCGGAGCAGAGGCTGCGGAGTGAACAACACACCTGA
- a CDS encoding polymer-forming cytoskeletal protein, whose amino-acid sequence MTALSHTLRPLVLCGVLLAAASAADAQTVTVRGRGDAENDRYLQRLVDSGAYEVIAGDTLLARNDTIHGTALVVGATARLEGVITGDLVIVDANVFVRPTARILGDVRNIAGGLYYSELAAVIGTVHSEPNAPYRVDRDDGSVIIRGTTAESALVLYGFRGIRIPTYDRVDGLTASLGAGYLLPRIGDVEPIIRGRLDYRTERSEFTGGLELAATRRRTEVAVGAERTTITNERWIRSDVNNSISSLVQAKDRRDYYAADRAYLEVRRLLESGARVTNAFARAQIEDATPLVAGDPWSITGDFRTDNIAVAESRTTSAILGASTVWTLPRHVVEIDAATEVGTDLLDGDFSFARYQIDASWAMAALANHTLTIEPHVQGPLPGTDSLPFQRWSFVGGSGTLYTYDVAEFRGDRVAFVETEYSIPLPRRLRIRFFGRPHFDLLHMAGMAWSAEESPGFEQNVGVRLRFNIVYLRAVTDPSRFSEDAEFAVGVSFPRRALPWQTGQ is encoded by the coding sequence ATGACTGCCTTGTCCCATACCCTGCGGCCGCTCGTCCTGTGCGGCGTGCTGCTGGCGGCCGCATCGGCCGCTGATGCCCAGACGGTTACGGTGCGTGGCCGCGGCGATGCGGAGAACGATCGCTACCTGCAGCGCCTGGTCGACTCGGGCGCGTACGAGGTGATCGCGGGCGACACGCTGCTCGCGCGCAACGATACCATCCATGGCACTGCGCTGGTGGTAGGCGCGACCGCTCGGCTGGAAGGTGTGATCACCGGCGATCTCGTGATCGTCGATGCCAACGTGTTCGTGCGACCGACCGCGCGCATCCTGGGTGATGTCCGCAACATTGCCGGCGGGTTGTATTACTCCGAACTGGCCGCCGTCATCGGCACGGTCCACTCCGAGCCGAACGCGCCGTATCGCGTGGATCGCGATGACGGCAGTGTCATCATCCGCGGCACGACGGCTGAGTCAGCCCTGGTGCTGTACGGCTTCAGGGGGATCCGGATTCCCACGTACGACCGCGTCGACGGCCTCACGGCGAGTTTGGGCGCGGGCTACCTGCTGCCGCGCATCGGTGATGTGGAGCCGATCATCCGGGGCCGTCTCGATTACCGCACCGAGCGCAGTGAGTTCACCGGCGGGCTCGAGCTAGCCGCCACACGACGGCGCACGGAGGTTGCCGTCGGAGCGGAGCGGACGACGATCACGAACGAACGCTGGATCCGCTCGGACGTAAACAACAGTATCAGCTCACTGGTTCAGGCGAAGGATCGACGCGACTACTACGCTGCGGACCGTGCGTACCTCGAGGTGCGCAGGCTGCTCGAGAGCGGCGCGCGCGTTACCAATGCCTTCGCTCGCGCCCAGATCGAGGACGCCACGCCACTCGTGGCCGGAGATCCGTGGAGCATTACCGGCGACTTCCGCACGGACAACATCGCCGTTGCCGAAAGTCGCACGACGAGCGCGATCCTCGGCGCGTCCACCGTATGGACACTGCCGCGGCACGTGGTCGAGATCGATGCCGCGACCGAGGTCGGCACTGACCTGCTCGATGGTGACTTCTCCTTCGCCCGTTACCAGATCGACGCGAGCTGGGCCATGGCCGCGCTCGCCAACCACACGCTCACCATCGAACCTCACGTGCAGGGTCCGCTGCCGGGCACCGACTCGCTGCCGTTCCAGCGCTGGAGCTTCGTCGGCGGGTCGGGAACGCTGTATACGTACGACGTGGCAGAGTTCCGCGGCGATCGCGTCGCATTCGTGGAGACCGAATACTCCATCCCGCTGCCGCGCCGACTCCGCATCCGTTTCTTCGGCCGGCCGCACTTCGATCTGCTCCACATGGCGGGCATGGCCTGGTCCGCCGAGGAGTCCCCCGGCTTCGAGCAGAATGTCGGTGTGCGACTCCGTTTCAACATCGTGTATCTCCGCGCGGTTACGGATCCCTCCCGCTTCAGTGAAGACGCGGAATTCGCTGTCGGCGTCTCCTTCCCGAGGCGTGCGCTGCCGTGGCAGACCGGTCAGTAA